In one window of Lacticaseibacillus casei DSM 20011 = JCM 1134 = ATCC 393 DNA:
- a CDS encoding peptide MFS transporter gives MNNSEGRTFMGHPRGLLTLSMTEFWERFSYYGMRAILIYYMYYSVEKGGLGFDQPTALSIMSIYGSLVYLSSTIGGFISDRLLGSRRTVFWGGVLIMLGHIVLSIPIGSIGLFGSIVLIVLGTGLLKPNVSEMVGSLYPEEDLRRDSGFSIFVMGINFGSLIAPIFVPWMADKVNFHAGFSLAAIGMFIGLIFYVVDGRKYINPTDNVAPDPLKPEDVRPLVLRVVGAVVIVGVILAVMAGFKALTIANVITLITVVAIGLPVWYFILMIRSKKVTKTERSRVIAYIPLFLAAMIFWAIEEQGSVVLALFAAQQTKLDFGFFKILPGNFQTLNPLFILLYGPLFAWLWMKLGKRQPTSPKKFYLGLIFAGASYLWMVIPVMLFGSSAKVSPLWLVMSWAIVEIGEMLISPVGLSVTTKLAPKAYSSQMMSMWFLADASAQAVNSQIVRFYTPSHEVAYFAIVGLVSVAFAIILAFYTPRIEKLMQGVN, from the coding sequence TTGAATAATTCAGAGGGCCGCACGTTTATGGGTCATCCCCGCGGACTATTAACGCTGTCGATGACCGAATTCTGGGAGCGGTTCAGTTACTATGGCATGCGGGCGATCCTGATCTACTACATGTACTATTCAGTGGAAAAGGGCGGCTTAGGTTTTGATCAACCGACTGCCTTGTCGATTATGTCGATTTACGGGTCATTGGTTTACTTGAGTTCCACAATTGGCGGCTTCATCAGTGACCGGTTGCTCGGCTCCCGGCGTACCGTCTTTTGGGGCGGTGTGCTGATTATGCTGGGGCACATCGTCTTGTCCATCCCGATTGGTTCGATTGGGCTTTTTGGCTCGATTGTTTTGATTGTTTTGGGCACGGGGTTGCTTAAACCCAACGTTTCCGAAATGGTCGGCAGCCTTTACCCTGAAGAGGATTTACGGCGTGATTCCGGCTTCAGCATTTTCGTTATGGGGATTAACTTCGGCTCGCTGATTGCGCCGATTTTTGTTCCGTGGATGGCTGATAAAGTCAATTTCCACGCCGGCTTTTCGTTAGCCGCCATTGGGATGTTCATCGGCTTGATCTTTTACGTGGTTGACGGCCGCAAGTATATTAATCCTACTGACAATGTCGCCCCGGATCCGTTAAAACCGGAAGATGTACGGCCATTGGTGTTGCGCGTCGTTGGGGCCGTGGTCATTGTTGGCGTCATTTTGGCAGTCATGGCTGGCTTCAAAGCGTTGACGATTGCCAACGTGATTACTCTGATCACGGTTGTTGCGATCGGCTTGCCGGTTTGGTACTTCATTTTGATGATTCGCAGCAAAAAGGTGACCAAAACCGAGCGTTCGCGGGTCATTGCCTATATCCCGCTATTTTTGGCGGCGATGATTTTCTGGGCCATCGAGGAACAGGGATCGGTTGTGTTGGCATTGTTTGCGGCACAACAAACCAAATTGGACTTTGGCTTCTTTAAAATCCTGCCGGGGAATTTTCAGACTTTGAATCCGTTGTTCATTTTGCTTTACGGCCCGTTGTTTGCCTGGCTGTGGATGAAGCTCGGCAAGCGCCAGCCAACATCTCCGAAAAAGTTTTATTTAGGGCTGATTTTTGCCGGAGCGTCTTATCTGTGGATGGTCATTCCGGTGATGTTGTTTGGCAGTAGCGCCAAAGTTTCACCTTTGTGGCTGGTGATGAGTTGGGCCATTGTTGAAATCGGCGAAATGCTGATTTCGCCAGTCGGACTATCGGTGACGACCAAGCTGGCACCGAAAGCTTATTCATCCCAGATGATGAGTATGTGGTTCTTGGCTGATGCATCGGCGCAAGCGGTCAACTCGCAAATTGTGCGCTTTTACACACCGAGTCATGAAGTGGCTTACTTCGCGATTGTCGGGTTGGTTTCAGTGGCATTTGCGATCATCTTAGCCTTTTACACGCCGCGCATCGAGAAGCTTATGCAAG
- a CDS encoding glutaredoxin, whose translation MAIHFVVYEKPHCEACRLTRRWLLTHHQRFRTTNRRGETNLVDPNSDDPLKRAWSAQKVVKFRQDGYDRFPIVRVRDDETGDVLATWNGFHPEALASWAAINRLG comes from the coding sequence ATGGCAATTCATTTTGTAGTTTACGAAAAGCCCCATTGCGAAGCTTGCCGGTTGACACGGCGTTGGCTGTTGACGCACCATCAGCGTTTTCGAACAACCAATCGCCGTGGTGAAACGAATTTGGTGGATCCCAATTCGGACGATCCACTCAAGCGTGCTTGGAGTGCGCAAAAAGTCGTGAAGTTTCGGCAGGATGGTTATGATCGCTTTCCGATTGTGCGCGTGCGCGACGATGAAACCGGGGATGTTTTGGCCACCTGGAATGGCTTTCATCCCGAAGCACTTGCCAGCTGGGCAGCGATTAATCGGCTAGGATAA
- a CDS encoding ATP-binding cassette domain-containing protein: MLELKHIKKYYQTGDYTTKALDDVSVQFREQEFVAILGPSGSGKTTLLNVIGGLDRYDSGDLLLHGRSTQNFKESDWDAYRNNSVGFIFHSYNLIMHLSILENVELGLTLSGVSAKERRKKAEAALVKVGLKEHMSKQPNQLSGGQMQRVAIARAIVSEPSILLADEPTGALDTETSQEIMKLIADLSRERLVIMVTHNPQLAHDYAQRIIEFKDGKILSDSRPYDAEEQGSHFDLRRTKMSYLTALKLSFTNIMTKKGRTFLTAFASSIGIIGIAVVLALSSGFQKQIDNTQAETLAQFPITISTNATNLTAGAQDNTKTSTFKTTKTVLAKQSASDKAQHTNKLNQKYIDYVNGISKRLTDNIGYTYGTGMNLLRDVNGKVKPVQFSTAKPTNNQSQRGFSSVSSSVYPVDREGGTSYLKKNYEVVAGSYPKKDSDIILIVDRDNSTNINALKNLGFSVKNGQKLKFSDIVGTKLKAIANDHYYQNVGGSVYVPTKNYADAYQQSGNRELTVTGVLRTRSKTSDGLLSQGFAYSDRLTKDLVAMNKDSAVVKAQRNSDVNIFTNQEIDDATKDQLITSLGGSETPTQITIYPTSFKDKDKILSYLDKFNHGKKKADQVIYTDLAGTISSMTGGIMSAITIVLIAFAGISLVTSMIMIAILTYTSVLERTKEIGVLKALGARRKDVTRVFDAETIILGVSSGVLGIIIAWLLTFPINVILYNMTQLPNVAQLNPIHAVILILISTILTVLGGHIPARMAANKDAAIALRAD, from the coding sequence TTGCTAGAGCTAAAGCACATTAAAAAATATTACCAAACCGGTGACTACACCACGAAGGCCCTCGATGATGTTTCGGTTCAGTTTCGTGAACAGGAATTCGTAGCCATTCTTGGCCCCAGCGGCTCGGGGAAAACAACACTGCTGAACGTGATTGGCGGCCTTGATCGCTACGATTCAGGCGATCTATTATTGCATGGTCGGTCCACCCAAAACTTCAAGGAATCTGATTGGGATGCTTATCGGAATAATTCTGTCGGGTTTATTTTTCATAGTTATAACCTGATCATGCACCTGAGCATTTTGGAAAACGTCGAACTCGGCTTAACGTTGAGCGGCGTTTCTGCCAAGGAGCGGCGCAAAAAGGCGGAGGCCGCGCTGGTTAAAGTTGGCCTAAAAGAGCACATGAGCAAGCAGCCTAATCAGCTTTCCGGTGGGCAGATGCAGCGGGTGGCCATTGCTCGGGCGATTGTCTCGGAACCGTCGATTTTGTTGGCGGATGAGCCGACTGGTGCCTTGGACACCGAAACCAGTCAGGAAATCATGAAGTTGATTGCTGACTTGTCGCGGGAGCGTTTGGTCATCATGGTGACGCACAATCCGCAACTGGCGCACGATTATGCCCAGCGGATTATCGAGTTCAAGGACGGTAAAATTCTGTCCGATTCGCGTCCGTATGATGCGGAGGAACAGGGCAGTCATTTTGATCTGCGCCGGACGAAAATGAGCTATTTGACGGCGCTGAAGCTGTCCTTTACGAACATTATGACCAAAAAAGGCCGCACTTTTCTAACGGCGTTTGCCTCCAGCATCGGGATCATTGGCATTGCGGTCGTCCTGGCGCTTTCATCCGGGTTTCAAAAGCAAATTGATAATACCCAAGCAGAAACATTGGCCCAGTTTCCCATCACAATTTCAACGAACGCGACCAATCTAACGGCCGGGGCACAAGATAATACCAAGACGTCGACGTTTAAGACGACCAAAACGGTGCTGGCAAAGCAAAGTGCCAGTGACAAAGCGCAGCACACGAACAAATTAAATCAAAAGTATATTGATTATGTGAATGGCATCAGTAAACGCCTGACCGACAACATTGGCTATACGTATGGCACCGGTATGAACTTACTGCGCGACGTCAACGGGAAGGTGAAGCCAGTACAATTTTCAACAGCCAAACCGACAAATAACCAATCACAACGCGGCTTTTCCAGTGTCAGTTCATCGGTTTATCCCGTCGATCGCGAAGGCGGCACCAGTTATCTGAAGAAAAATTATGAAGTCGTTGCCGGAAGTTATCCCAAGAAAGACAGCGATATCATTTTGATTGTTGATCGGGACAATTCAACGAATATTAACGCGTTGAAGAACCTTGGCTTTTCAGTTAAAAATGGTCAGAAGCTTAAGTTCAGCGATATTGTAGGGACAAAACTAAAGGCCATTGCCAATGATCACTACTATCAAAATGTTGGTGGCAGTGTTTATGTGCCGACCAAGAACTATGCGGATGCGTATCAACAAAGCGGTAATCGCGAGTTAACCGTGACAGGGGTGCTCCGGACGCGCTCGAAGACCAGTGACGGGCTTTTGAGTCAAGGATTTGCTTACTCCGATCGGTTAACCAAAGATCTTGTCGCGATGAATAAAGACTCTGCGGTTGTCAAAGCGCAACGCAATAGTGACGTGAATATTTTCACCAATCAAGAAATTGACGATGCGACCAAGGATCAGTTGATTACCAGTCTGGGCGGCTCAGAAACGCCAACGCAAATCACGATTTATCCGACGAGTTTCAAAGACAAGGACAAGATTCTTAGTTATCTAGATAAATTCAACCACGGCAAGAAAAAAGCCGATCAGGTCATCTACACGGATTTGGCCGGCACGATTTCGAGTATGACTGGCGGGATTATGTCGGCGATTACGATTGTCCTGATCGCATTTGCGGGAATCTCGCTGGTGACCTCGATGATCATGATTGCGATTCTGACGTATACCTCGGTTCTGGAACGAACCAAGGAAATCGGGGTGCTCAAGGCGTTGGGTGCACGGCGCAAGGATGTGACGCGGGTCTTTGATGCCGAAACCATCATTCTCGGGGTGAGTTCCGGGGTACTGGGCATTATCATTGCCTGGCTCCTGACCTTCCCGATCAACGTCATCTTATATAACATGACCCAGTTGCCGAACGTGGCGCAGCTGAACCCTATCCACGCGGTGATTTTGATCTTAATCAGTACGATTCTAACGGTTCTCGGCGGCCATATTCCAGCGCGCATGGCGGCCAACAAGGATGCAGCGATCGCGTTGCGTGCTGATTAA